The genomic segment TACATGCTAACCAGTAACCACTCCCATATTCATTTGATATTTGGTTCTTCGTCTCCCAAAACATTACTGTGTTCTATCTTTATCCCAATTCCCAGTTTCGATGATTTTATAATGGGAAAGAAGATGTCTCCCTTTTTATCCCCTCCTTCGGGAATTAATGTGCTTGCAGatgactttctttttcttcttctttttagcaAGAGTCAgatgaaaagttttgaaaaattaacaaagattgCCCTAGAAAACAAACCCAAAATCCCGAATTCTGCTTCATGATGACTGATAACAAAAGGCAAACCCCATCTCCAAAACCTTAATCTTCACATGGACAAGGAACCCAAGAAGAGAGAAAACCATCCTTTATTTACTCTTAATTTATATAGCATCCTTATAACAACCCTCAAGCTTTTCTCTATGATTCGTAATCCCGCACAAAATCATAAACACATCcagcaaaattaaaattaaagtaacAGCAACTTATTGCAATCTACATCAGTTCTAACACCGTAAAAATAAAGCaggtaagaagaagaagaagaatgtaCATGAACATCCTCTTCTACCCTAACCTGAAATTACAAAGCAAGATATCCAAGAACCTAGACCACGCGTGCCTTGCACGAGGATAGAGTCTCGTGGTATAAACTCTTGACTCCCTTAACAGTCCTTCCATGGTTTCCACAAAGAGATTCAAGCTCCTCATAGGTGGAATGTACAAAGTCAAAGGCACCGCAGAGAAAGCCACCGTAAAGAAAAGCTGCAGCATCTTAAAGCCAAAGCCACCAAAAaagttacttttttaaaaaaaacaaactatacaCGGCTCTCGGTTATTGATACAAATATTTGGAGTTCCAAAGACAAGAGGGAGAGAGGTTTGAGCTCTTTGGATTTCTTGGTAGATCTTGTGCAAGTTTTGAGGGTGAAAGGATTTTGAGATTTTGGAGGGTTTGTAGATTTGGAGAACTCTTTATTGCAGGAGAGTCAAGGAAAGAGAGAGATCGGACAGAAGGGAAGTTCTGGAAATCTAAAGAAGTTAAAAGATTGAAATGTTCTTGCCGCTACAAGATCACGACAAAATAAACGAGAAACGtgaggaaaaaaatagaagagtACGAATACAAGTGCAGGACTAGTAGTTGGTTGGGTGTGGAGGGCTGacttttaattatctttttgacttttctttttttggtttttatcatAATTCATCAAGTTTTTCCTGGCTATGACTTGTGAACGGTGGATtgtttatagatttatttttgtctGGTAGTAGTAGCACTCATGAAATTTCGGGTTTAATCCAAATTTgctgatgatgattttttttttaatttacatggtTATCCGAGTTAAtttgtatgtattttaattaattttataaattttaaaattaataatcatataaatttttaataatcttaaagCTTATGAGATTCAAACTAGTAATTTCTAATGAGTAAATTTATAGTCTGATTAATTAAGAAATGATGATGATTAATTATGCTCGTGTCATAAATGAGTCACAACAATAATATGATAtgattaattgataattgattaaaaaaatgttttttaaattattttatatgttaaaaaatataaaattaaattttatattaaaaaaaattaaaaattagatgtCTGCCAAAAAAACCATTCCTCTAAAGGACTGAAAGAGCATTTCCATCAACCATTCTATACTGCTTGAGGAGTGGCAGTATGAACTTATGGAGTGGCGGCATCATTCCCCCCTTCCAGCGTCCATTTCTAAATTCAGTTTGACCGGTGGATTGGTAGGTAGGAAGGAGAGCAGCCTTGTTTGTTGTACACGTAGTTCAGTATCCACGGGTAGCCCGTGCTCTACCGCATATCggaccaaattatttttaaatataaaataaaataaaattgttaagagCATATAGAATTTCTTAACAATATTACTTAACCTAGCCAAGCAGGTACTTAGCTATTcgtttaacttaatttttaattcaattatatagTAGCCAACCCGatttaaattagttaatttaatgagtttaaatataattttaataactgataaaaatataatttaatttaaaaaaatttaatataacaatttaaaaatgaatattaaaacaattgaagATTGGATCGACTCAGGTCCTTCCATGCAC from the Populus nigra chromosome 1, ddPopNigr1.1, whole genome shotgun sequence genome contains:
- the LOC133690661 gene encoding uncharacterized protein LOC133690661, whose amino-acid sequence is MLQLFFTVAFSAVPLTLYIPPMRSLNLFVETMEGLLRESRVYTTRLYPRARHAWSRFLDILLCNFRLG